The following nucleotide sequence is from Hevea brasiliensis isolate MT/VB/25A 57/8 chromosome 7, ASM3005281v1, whole genome shotgun sequence.
AAAATAATAAGAGATCAGAGGGCCCAATGGGCCTGCATCTTGAAACCAAAAAGCCTAAAACCATAAGTACATCTCACATGGCCTTGTAAATGCTATGGCAATCTTGGGTGTTGTATCAAGTATCATATGCAGTGAATTTGGGAACACAATTGTGTACACAATGCCAAGGATTCATGGGAAATGTCtctcttctttattttatttttttccaaGGAACATGGGAAATGTCTTTAATTCCTCTTGAAAGTGCATGGGATGTTGGAAGATACctattttcatttcattaattagaAGCATGTATTGATTCTTGAATTATTAACCCATTTCACAAGTCTTTGAAAAATTCtagacaaattttattttatagttaattttttttatttatcaacaattaatgaaaaatatttatttaattaaaaaaattatctaattttttttttgaattttgataatttattaaaatatcgaAATATTTATAATGCATGATATATATACTACtggtttaatattataattaaacaattaaaacattttcataaaaaaattctgaaacaaaatttttataacatatttttatataaaagttattttttataaaaataaatagagcctaaatatttttttttaaattaataaaaatattataaatcaaaTATAATCGTGAGATTAAATAGTGAAAAgtgattttttatattttttattataaatataaataattttaaataatatatatatatatatatatatatatatatatatatatatatatatatatatattaaaattgaaaattaggtGCACCAGAGAAGGGGGTCGTCTCTTGCATCGAAAATTAGGTGCACCGGAGATGGGGGTCGTCTCGTCCGTTGAGGCAACAACCCCACGTGGGCTCATACGAATAACATCAAGACCCTATACCCTTAATCGTACCACCCAACGTTTTTGTCGAGGTTATATGCTCCATAGAATTTgtcttatattattattattttgaaaaaaaaaaattaaaaatattatttattaaaaattaaatttaatgtattttacttgttaaaataataataatatttttaaaaaatttgtttGTTACTCTGAATTTCAATAAACAACGGaactatattatataaaaaaaaagaaattattaaggaagaccaaaaattatcCACGTGCGGCTGACTTTTCCTCTCTAGCGAGTAGCGTGGCTCTAGACCCTGTCCAGACTCTTCTATTTCTATACGTCTACGTCCACGTGCACCGCGGTGACGCGTTCGGATATGAAATCGTCTTATGTGGGTCCTACCTTTTTTGTCTTTTACTTTCAATCCTCGCCGTCCATTTAGCTGCTGACTGTTGAACTTCAAAGCTGCCCAACTGTCTCTGCATGCCATAAACGCATATTCTAATTAAGATATAATATCATGTGGGGGGCTCACTTTCACCACCTTATCTCCATTTATTGTCTTCCATTTATTGATTTTATGGattcatttttattaaattattaatttttaaaattaaaatcctaataaataaaataaagagtATACTCATTTgttgttattaaaaaataattcatttcTTCTATAATACTGAAAATAAGAAATTTCTTCATTTTGAAAGTTCAAATTTCTAAATGTAgatttttaatctttaattttaacCGTTGATAATCAATCAGTTGTATTGAACTATTGATTGCTGACCAATAAATTCAACCATCGAACtaatattatatgatttattatgatattgttatTGTCAAAGGGATTTTCATTATTCAACTTGGATTGAGGCTTACGATTCTAATCCATTAAATGGGCTGGTGATAGTAGCTATTGGTGATTCTCGACGAAGGACTTTCTTGGAAACAAGCATATTGCCTCTATAGTCTATACCCACATGACCATATATAGGGCGAGGCAACCACAGAGAAGAGAAGCACGAAAAGTTGCACAGTAGCGAtctaaaaaagaaaaatcaagatttgggtttgGTTTGATATTTAGAGAAAAGAAATGGGTTTCTCAGAGGTAGAGAAAGCATGCAAGGAGCACCCATACCACAATCAAAAGCAAGGGGTTTGTCCATCATGTTTAAGAGAAAGATTATCTCAACTTTATGTAGTTGTTTCAAGCAACAAAGAAGCAGTGGCACCATCTTCTTCTTCGATGTCTTTTTCCTCTGCTTCATCTTCGACCCATATATCTCCAGTTATTCATCATCATCGTCATCAGCGAAACATTTCTGATATTATGGGTTCCATATCTTTCAGGGTAAGTGCAGGAAGTGGGTTAAAGAAGAGTAGATCGATTGCTTTTGTGTCGAGAAGCAGCCTTGTTGGAGAGTTGAAGCACGGGACGAAGAAGAATAAGAAAGGTTTTTGGTCAAAGTTACTTCATTTGAAGGGAAAGAATAAGGAGGCTAATATTGGTGGAAAGATTGCTTTGAATGTATAGACTTTGCTTCAAAAAAGGAAGGAGGGGTAGCGGTACCGAAGTTGTCTCCATGGCTACGTGCTCTCAAGCTCTCGAGTTCGAGATTCGAGATTTCAAGtcctttaatttgaattttagtCAGAATCAATTGTACCAAACAAAAACAAAAAGAAGGGCTTTTAGAAACTATGAGATGTTTATATAGCTTTATTTTGTGTTATATATGAAAATCTGGatcttttccttctttctttatgGTTCTTATTACAGTTTTCTGCGAATTCTGATGTCTTTTCTTCtccttaaaattttcttttcttttcccactGAGTAATTGAATATAAATACTTAATGATCGATCAaaagaattaaaatcattttcCATATATCCTTGAAAGAGCTGGTGCCGTGTACCCTTGATTCCTATGATTATGATGGGGGTGCCTTTGTACTGTATGTGGCATTTTCTTCTTGTTGTATTTGCGTGTGTATATGTATATAGTTGTTTTAATTATTGTAAGAGGTAGGTGCTACTGGTTAAACTCTTGATAGGGTCAAGGCTTTCTCATCTTCCATTTCATTTTCACACGTTTGCTGAACCTAACATGTAGAATTTTTAGACTTTGAAAATGGAGAGTCGTGTTCCATTCCATCATAATTTTTAATGTTGtcttattggatttattattctTCATTTCTCTTTTATCTATTTTTCCTCCTTAATTTAATTTTGGAAAATGGGTTTCGTTGTAATCTTAACCATTGTTATTTCAAAATTGTGATCtctaacatatatatatacaaaaattcaatatatatatatatataaagtgaaTCTCGTATAAGCTCAAATTCTACACAGACACACCCTGTATATAATACCATCGGCTCTAAATCTAGCTTAAGCCTCATTAATGCTCATAAATTAGTCAAGAATATTTAAAAACCTTATACCATTTATTTATGTTTTCTAGTGGAATCTACCACTTCGAAATAAGGGCGAGACGGCTACAAATATTCCAAAATCTTCCATATACACAAACATTGTTCTTCGACTTTTAGTTTATTCCGTCTCAAGAGAGTGGTCCTTCAAGAAGAAAAGTAAAAAAAGAAgtcaaaattttaatcaattgaAAATGCTGTGCTGGCCAAATATAACATTCCAAGAGGCATACGCCACCATTCACACTACAACAAAGCTTTGAGAATATTCTCAAACTCAATAATGCAAAATATTAGGGATCCAAAGCATATCAAACTCGATAAGCCAAATTTTTTTACTGCTGgaatttaaaagttaaaattcaTCCTACAGATGATCAATTGATTTTCGCATCGTGAAcaaatttctctcttttttttcccattttctttttccttccatCCTATCATATTATCTGAGCTTCTCACTTCTGATGTATGTACAATTCTCAATCTCATAGATCATCCTCCCAAATTTCAGGAAATATTCTATTGGTAGGAGCTGGGTATCACCCTTTATCTGTACATCGTGTTTCAATTTCTACAACAGCTATAAGTTCCTATTCCATTGACAAATCTAACATTATCTGCCAGGGCCGGTTATCATCCCATTCACATCATCATCACTGTTACTTCCATAGTCGTTAGATGGTCGTTTTAACCTCTGGAATATCTCATCAAGTGATTCGGATGATGAATCATGAGAGAAAAGTTTGGTGTCCTGAATTTGGCGTAAAGGAAGAAATCGTTTGGCCCCTATGTTTGCCTTAAAACTTTGAAAACCATTCTTCATTGATTCCCATTTTGATGCCAAACCAGATGGTCCTCGTGTGTTGCTGGATTCTGAGTTGCCTGAATCAAGCAATGACACCGTAGCAGAGGCAATATTCTTTTCAGCAGGCCTAGCATTGGCATGTCTACTTTGTTCTCTCAAGGATGCATATTTGTTGCTGATGGCTTCCTTACTGGTGCTGTATCTGCTTCCCTCTTCTTTCAAAGGTGTTGACGTGCTTCCCTTGGTAGCATCAGTGACTAAACTAGTTGTTGCCTTCATTTCAACAGCAGTCTTATCCTGTAAATTTTACTTAGCAGTTAGACAGCTATGTATATTGTTtcaagatgaaaaagaaaaagaactaTAATTGATCACATGATAGAATCACATTAAAAAAACCTTATTATTTGTCGCAAAACTGTCATTAAGTATACTCAGTTCACTCAAATTGTGAGTTATATATGAGAATAACATTAAAAAAGAAAACtttaagaaacaaaaaaaaagaaactgcAAGTATTATTTAAGATGTGAATCCATACTGCACCGTTGCTCCCGGACTCCATATCCACGCTGTTAAAGTTTCTTGCCAGTGGGATAACATGCTCACCAACTTTGTGTCCTTGTTCCAGCCAAGATCGTTCTGCAAATGAGAAAGAATGCTCATAAACTTTCCCAGATATAAACGTTCAAGCTATTAAATGTCAAGAATACATACATCTTGACAGTACCATATATAGCATCCTGCAtgtattgagagagagagagagagagagggaaaaaagaagaaagatgAGAGGAGGTGGGGTGGGTGTTGTGGTTGGTCAGAGCAGTTACCTTTCTGCAGGATAATTAATCCTGATGGATCAAATCCATCAGTATCATCGGCTTCAGGTTGAAATCTAAATCTCTTCCAGCTCCCGAAGAAACCAATCACACGGTCAAAGAAATTACTTGCAACCAACAGGGTGTATATAACCATTATAAGAGGATAGATTTTGTTAAACCCTCTTCCAAATATCTCTAAAACATCATCAATTTTGCCCATTCGCTGCAAGCAATGAACAGTTTTATGCCAAAATTAGTTGATGCGAGGAAAAGACGAGAAATAGGGAGGAAGGGGGAGGCAGGGGCGAAAAGAAATTCCCAAGGAAATAGCAGATTTTTAGCCAAAAATCTAACAGAACTTTTCATTATCCGATAAAGCAAGGTTATATAAATGGGAACTGCAAGGGGACTTACTGTTTCAAATATAGTTTTAGCATCAAGATTGATGAGATTGAGAAAGTTGTATGAAATTGGAGGAGCATACCGAGCAACCATCCTAAGAAACATGCTATTAGTTAAGAATAGATATCACCACAGTTTCTTCTAGTCTAACGAGAGGGGGAAGGAGACTTGATGATAACGTATCTCCAAGGAAATACTTACGAGCATATCATAAGCAAGCTGACTGAGTTTGTCTGCCTAGGTGTTAATGAATAAAACATTAGCATTCCAATTTTGAACAACGAGTAGTATGTGCAGATGCACATATACATCAAAGGTATAAGCGCCATCACCTGAAGAACAAAACAACAGAAAGTAGTAAAACAGACAAAGTAAAATCCATGTCAAAACACATCTACAAGATGATGATATAGGGAATAAGACCAATAATAGAATTATTCAACTAAAGATGAGAACGTACCTGCACAAAAAGCTCTTGCTTTCCAATGGAGTTTATAAGAATTGAAAAAAGTGAGAGATTGACATTAGATGGTAGCAGAGTTGCTTCAGCCAAAAGAATTGCAGCTGACATAGTACCAAGTATGATAGCCAAGAGCTTCTCAAATTGCTTTCTTAGGATGCATCTCCAAACATATTCTGCATGCAAACACATATTT
It contains:
- the LOC110673762 gene encoding uncharacterized protein LOC110673762; its protein translation is MGFSEVEKACKEHPYHNQKQGVCPSCLRERLSQLYVVVSSNKEAVAPSSSSMSFSSASSSTHISPVIHHHRHQRNISDIMGSISFRVSAGSGLKKSRSIAFVSRSSLVGELKHGTKKNKKGFWSKLLHLKGKNKEANIGGKIALNV
- the LOC110673810 gene encoding uncharacterized protein LOC110673810 isoform X2, producing MWVFYLISLPLTLGMVILTLRYFAGPEVPRYVLFTVGYTWFCSLSIIILVPADIYTTKFYLDNGGISFFWSWSYWSTFLLTWAVVPLIQGFEDAGDFTVSERLKTSIHANLVFYLIVGSIGLFGLILLILMKKISGSNVLGVAMACSNTFGLVTGAFLLGFGLSEIPKSLWRNADWTTRQKVLSHKIAKMAVKLDDAHQELSNAIVVAQATSNQMSKRDPLRPYMNVIDNMLAQMFREDPAFKPQGGRLGENDMDYDTDEKSMATLRRHLRGAREGYYRYKSEYMTYVLEALELEDTIKNYEHGSSTGWKYISSFRPAQTGKLGAFFDTMEYVWRCILRKQFEKLLAIILGTMSAAILLAEATLLPSNVNLSLFSILINSIGKQELFVQVMALIPLMYMCICTYYSLFKIGMLMFYSLTPRQTNSVSLLMICSMVARYAPPISYNFLNLINLDAKTIFETRMGKIDDVLEIFGRGFNKIYPLIMVIYTLLVASNFFDRVIGFFGSWKRFRFQPEADDTDGFDPSGLIILQKERSWLEQGHKVGEHVIPLARNFNSVDMESGSNGADKTAVEMKATTSLVTDATKGSTSTPLKEEGSRYSTSKEAISNKYASLREQSRHANARPAEKNIASATVSLLDSGNSESSNTRGPSGLASKWESMKNGFQSFKANIGAKRFLPLRQIQDTKLFSHDSSSESLDEIFQRLKRPSNDYGSNSDDDVNGMITGPGR
- the LOC110673810 gene encoding uncharacterized protein LOC110673810 isoform X3; this encodes MSYSLLDTPGSVLFPLSSLCLPISTRQNFILTMEAFLSFGAGHIGGFEDAGDFTVSERLKTSIHANLVFYLIVGSIGLFGLILLILMKKIRSGSNVLGVAMACSNTFGLVTGAFLLGFGLSEIPKSLWRNADWTTRQKVLSHKIAKMAVKLDDAHQELSNAIVVAQATSNQMSKRDPLRPYMNVIDNMLAQMFREDPAFKPQGGRLGENDMDYDTDEKSMATLRRHLRGAREGYYRYKSEYMTYVLEALELEDTIKNYEHGSSTGWKYISSFRPAQTGKLGAFFDTMEYVWRCILRKQFEKLLAIILGTMSAAILLAEATLLPSNVNLSLFSILINSIGKQELFVQVMALIPLMYMCICTYYSLFKIGMLMFYSLTPRQTNSVSLLMICSMVARYAPPISYNFLNLINLDAKTIFETRMGKIDDVLEIFGRGFNKIYPLIMVIYTLLVASNFFDRVIGFFGSWKRFRFQPEADDTDGFDPSGLIILQKERSWLEQGHKVGEHVIPLARNFNSVDMESGSNGADKTAVEMKATTSLVTDATKGSTSTPLKEEGSRYSTSKEAISNKYASLREQSRHANARPAEKNIASATVSLLDSGNSESSNTRGPSGLASKWESMKNGFQSFKANIGAKRFLPLRQIQDTKLFSHDSSSESLDEIFQRLKRPSNDYGSNSDDDVNGMITGPGR
- the LOC110673810 gene encoding uncharacterized protein LOC110673810 isoform X1, with protein sequence MWVFYLISLPLTLGMVILTLRYFAGPEVPRYVLFTVGYTWFCSLSIIILVPADIYTTKFYLDNGGISFFWSWSYWSTFLLTWAVVPLIQGFEDAGDFTVSERLKTSIHANLVFYLIVGSIGLFGLILLILMKKIRSGSNVLGVAMACSNTFGLVTGAFLLGFGLSEIPKSLWRNADWTTRQKVLSHKIAKMAVKLDDAHQELSNAIVVAQATSNQMSKRDPLRPYMNVIDNMLAQMFREDPAFKPQGGRLGENDMDYDTDEKSMATLRRHLRGAREGYYRYKSEYMTYVLEALELEDTIKNYEHGSSTGWKYISSFRPAQTGKLGAFFDTMEYVWRCILRKQFEKLLAIILGTMSAAILLAEATLLPSNVNLSLFSILINSIGKQELFVQVMALIPLMYMCICTYYSLFKIGMLMFYSLTPRQTNSVSLLMICSMVARYAPPISYNFLNLINLDAKTIFETRMGKIDDVLEIFGRGFNKIYPLIMVIYTLLVASNFFDRVIGFFGSWKRFRFQPEADDTDGFDPSGLIILQKERSWLEQGHKVGEHVIPLARNFNSVDMESGSNGADKTAVEMKATTSLVTDATKGSTSTPLKEEGSRYSTSKEAISNKYASLREQSRHANARPAEKNIASATVSLLDSGNSESSNTRGPSGLASKWESMKNGFQSFKANIGAKRFLPLRQIQDTKLFSHDSSSESLDEIFQRLKRPSNDYGSNSDDDVNGMITGPGR
- the LOC110673810 gene encoding uncharacterized protein LOC110673810 isoform X4 codes for the protein MKKIRSGSNVLGVAMACSNTFGLVTGAFLLGFGLSEIPKSLWRNADWTTRQKVLSHKIAKMAVKLDDAHQELSNAIVVAQATSNQMSKRDPLRPYMNVIDNMLAQMFREDPAFKPQGGRLGENDMDYDTDEKSMATLRRHLRGAREGYYRYKSEYMTYVLEALELEDTIKNYEHGSSTGWKYISSFRPAQTGKLGAFFDTMEYVWRCILRKQFEKLLAIILGTMSAAILLAEATLLPSNVNLSLFSILINSIGKQELFVQVMALIPLMYMCICTYYSLFKIGMLMFYSLTPRQTNSVSLLMICSMVARYAPPISYNFLNLINLDAKTIFETRMGKIDDVLEIFGRGFNKIYPLIMVIYTLLVASNFFDRVIGFFGSWKRFRFQPEADDTDGFDPSGLIILQKERSWLEQGHKVGEHVIPLARNFNSVDMESGSNGADKTAVEMKATTSLVTDATKGSTSTPLKEEGSRYSTSKEAISNKYASLREQSRHANARPAEKNIASATVSLLDSGNSESSNTRGPSGLASKWESMKNGFQSFKANIGAKRFLPLRQIQDTKLFSHDSSSESLDEIFQRLKRPSNDYGSNSDDDVNGMITGPGR
- the LOC110673810 gene encoding uncharacterized protein LOC110673810 isoform X5 codes for the protein MACSNTFGLVTGAFLLGFGLSEIPKSLWRNADWTTRQKVLSHKIAKMAVKLDDAHQELSNAIVVAQATSNQMSKRDPLRPYMNVIDNMLAQMFREDPAFKPQGGRLGENDMDYDTDEKSMATLRRHLRGAREGYYRYKSEYMTYVLEALELEDTIKNYEHGSSTGWKYISSFRPAQTGKLGAFFDTMEYVWRCILRKQFEKLLAIILGTMSAAILLAEATLLPSNVNLSLFSILINSIGKQELFVQVMALIPLMYMCICTYYSLFKIGMLMFYSLTPRQTNSVSLLMICSMVARYAPPISYNFLNLINLDAKTIFETRMGKIDDVLEIFGRGFNKIYPLIMVIYTLLVASNFFDRVIGFFGSWKRFRFQPEADDTDGFDPSGLIILQKERSWLEQGHKVGEHVIPLARNFNSVDMESGSNGADKTAVEMKATTSLVTDATKGSTSTPLKEEGSRYSTSKEAISNKYASLREQSRHANARPAEKNIASATVSLLDSGNSESSNTRGPSGLASKWESMKNGFQSFKANIGAKRFLPLRQIQDTKLFSHDSSSESLDEIFQRLKRPSNDYGSNSDDDVNGMITGPGR